Sequence from the Eleutherodactylus coqui strain aEleCoq1 chromosome 13, aEleCoq1.hap1, whole genome shotgun sequence genome:
CCAATCTGAAGGTTTTTCATGTAATGTGCATTACTGAAACCAAACCACAGTATTTAATCATTACTTTAGTTTATGGAGGTGATCAAAAAGGTAACAGATTCCCTTCAAAGCTTGTCCCAGaacctttttttcatattcatgtgtataaggcccaatgtccacgggcgggttttatTTATCGGATCCGCactacatttacgtcctgcgggtttgattttaaatgatttaCAGATGCCACGCGTGGATAatcaatcgcagcatgctcaatttacCCACTGATCTGgctctattcatctctatgggagcttaggacccgcaaatacatttaaccgtttccaatccactgtctgacattatgatttaaggctgttacACCTGTCTGCTCATGGTTAATTTTGCTAGCACACCTTGTTTTgtccagactagccagggttaacatctcctgtggcTTCTAGTccggttaattaccctgctatgtgcctgagtagtgtgctggtgattgacaggtctatctatcGCCTTCTCCCATCTCcctataaggctgcattcagacgaacgtatatcggctcggttttcacgtcgagctgatatacgttgtcctggtgtgcggggggggggggggtaggatggaagagccaggatcagGAACTGAGTTACCGCCcccactctgcctcctctccgcccctctgccctattttcaatggggagaggcgggctgggggcggggctaagtcccgcaaattagccccacccctgcccgcctttccccattgcaaatagtgcagaggggcggagaggaggcagagagggggcggagaggaggcagagagggggcgggagctcggttcctgctcctggctcttccatactccccccccccccctgcacaccaggacaacgtatatcggctcggcgtgaaaaccgagccaatatacgttcgtgggaatgcacccttagatccagctcatgctgcctgtgattggccgatTATTGTTCTGTTTTTCATGTCCGTtggaccttgctattgtctgctttactttctgttatcgGCCAAGCCTGTCCGCTAGACCTTGCTTTTATTGTTCAGTTTTTAGTgtctgctgagtagtccagctactctgacctgctggtaatctggccatgatactttgtgccattccctcagtctgcttGCTAGTCTGCCTCATTTGGTATCCTGCTGCTGTCATCTTGTCCGCTAGACCTCTCTGTTTGTATCTTCCTTCTGTCAGTTTGTCCACTaggcctcgctgttatcagccaggccttaccatctgcctctgctCTATTTGTATTGTTTcatgttggttcttgtcatctgcctttcctgtcggtgctagtgggtagttgtCTCTTGTATAGGTACTgcagtccctgcctgtcccccctagtaagcatagggtcagagttggcggcctggacgtgtccaccatcagggccatctccaggaagggacagtggcgtgggtgtagatcagggagccccgcaCCGTGCGTACCTAAGCAtcccactagtactgtaacagcTGTACAGCTATGATGTtgtaagacgtccgtcagggttctcttactgtatattgccagcctctctgctgtcggagcctattcaacgtgtcacctcatgcagtactggctttagccaacatatagtgccattgtaaaatggcagaaaaagagtaagccccctaggagaaccgggatacaaattggattgcaaagggttaaatgcatttgcgaatctgctgcggatttgaaagttagaagcaattagggaggtggggaaaaggctgggaggtgggattGCGGATTGCTTCTACCCTACATCCACACGGAAAAAATCTGCGATCTCCCACAAGGAAATAAAAATCAATTTTATGTTtccccgcagtgcatccgcatgaAATATCcatgcgtgccgtggacatgagatttaatatatatatgtttatagaGACAAACCACAGAAATAGAAAGTTAAGATTTTATTGACTTACAGGACACTAAAATAATGCGTCTCAGAAAAATATTACAAAACATACAATTGTCCCAGAAGCAACTATCATAATATGAATAGGCAGTTGGCACGTTGAACCCTACCAAGTACAAGAACGTCACCATCTCACCTTCCTTTTGATGGGTTCGGTACCTCCCTTTTAGTGCAATGAAGAGTAATTGTACATGAACGACCACCTTTTACTGGTGGTCACTACCAGCAATTACCCATTCTCAAGGTTTAGTTGGGAATGCCGTGGCTGGATCTCTAATCTGATTTTGATGGAGCCATTTCTCGTTTACAAATTTGATGTATAAATTTTttgtacaaaatatatatatatatctctatataaaaaaatttaatgtgAGGGTGAAGTCAGCTCATTTCAATATACTGACAAAAGAACGCAAAATATACATAATAATGTTATTACATCTAGTTAGACATGTGGTCTAGAGTTCCATTGTCAATGGGGTTGCCGAAACCTTTTCTCTACAGCCGAAGCTTCTGTTTCCATCTACCAACTCCAAGACATCCATCATAATTCCCAATAAGAACCCCTGGTTGCTTGGCTCATAAACCGCACACAGGAACTGATGCTTTCTGTCCTTGCTGCAAACAGCTTGACGCCTTCGGCTTAAAGATCTGGTGGTGGCTTTCCTGACTTCAGGTTGGACTCTGTGAAGGTTATAGTTGTGGTGTAGACCCGCCAATCGAATCCTGGCCTTCACGCTGTCCCTGACAAAATCGCCTCTCTTCGGACGGTACTTTGAAATTGCGCTGTGGAATAGCTCAATGTCACCCGGGTGACAAAATGTGAAGAGGTGCCTTAGGTCATTCTGTAACCTTGGGTTCAGCACAATTTCTCGAAGGGAGTTGTGGGCAGCACTTCCCCACTGAAGCCACCTCCTCAGCCGATGTTGCTCTACAAACCCATGCTCACAGTGGTGGTATAGTTTGTTGCCAGACCAAGTGTGCTCGTTTGCCGTATGGTTTAGCAACGAGTTCCACTTTTCAAGAAGCAGTTCCGGATTGTTATCGCATGTGCTAGCGGACCACCACAAGTGATCCTTAACAGCGCTCACCCATGCGCTCAGGTCCCCACAATACTTTCTTCGGCTTGCCGAAAGAACCTTTGCCCCTATGGATCTTACCATATGCCACACATCAAACTGGTGGACCATAGTCTTAAAATCATTCTTGATCAGCTTTTTAAAGCCAGCACATTTGTCAGTACAGATTATTTTGATGCGTACGTTTTTTTTCTTAAGTTTTTCTAAGGATTTTTGAAAAGCTTCTTTCTCCAAGTGGGTAGATGAAATTCCGGGCCGCATCTGCTCAATCTGGATGTTAAGTATTTTCTTAGTGGACGCATCCATTAATGTGTACAGACAATACCTGGCACTGCGGCCTGGGCCATCAAATTGTCCATCACCGACCACACATATTGAAGAATTGCCCAAACGTGACAGATTTTTGGCCTGGTCCTTCTTCCAATGTTGTTGCACTGTTGGGAATAAATATTTTCTTTGATATTTGTGGTAGGTGGATTTTCGAACACATTCAAGGCCCATATGGTAAAACAAATTGTGCACCTGCCTAAAGGTAGCGCCACTAAATAAAATCGATGCTGAGAGAGCCAGATTCCCTACAGGTATGTTGCCTTTCTTAGGCTGgctttcccatagatgtgtgcggTGGTTGTCTGCGCAGGTAACATATACACTAACAAAGGTTCCAACTCTTTTTTTGAAGATTTTCATGATGGGTTTCCCACACGGGCCGGGCCCTTTGCAGGACACCATTGTGATCAGGGCATCCAGGCACGATTCAGAAACAATAAATTTTCTTTCGGTTATCAAGTTGTGATTGAGAATTTCTGGATTCACGATGCCTTGTTTTTGGATACTTTTTTTGTGGTGGGCTTCTTCAATGTCACCCTCTGTGGAAGATTGCACAACATCTGAGGCTTGAAACGTGGGCCTAGGCTCATTTTGGGAAGTTTGTTGTGATCTGGAATCGGGGGTCTTTTCTACAATGATATTCTGCACAACAGTTCCTTTATCGACTGAAAGGGAGGGTAAAGCCACTGGGGTGCGGATGGTTGGAGATGAATCACGAGAGGGCACCATGTTGCCACCCTGTGAACTTACTTTTGCATTAAAAACCAAATTGGCATGTGGCGTTTTGTTGCCATCACTAGTTGGGAGTTTCATTTTGTTTTTGTTAAAGGGCAGATTGCACTGAATTTTTTTGCGATAGGTCTTTATTTTATGTTCTACAGCAACTGCCCTGGTGTTCATTTTTGGATCAGTTTGTGTGGAGCGGTCCCACTTTACAATGACTGATTCGGTGTTAACGCCAACAGAGACAACTTTCGGGACACTGATTGACTGCTGCCCGCAATGTTCACAAAACCCAAGCGGTCCTAGGTAACCATCTCGGTCCATTCTGCGTCGTTTTCGAGCAGGAATTTTTCCATTGCACCCTAAACTACTAGATGGTAAACTGGGAGGATGGAAGATGGTGGGGACGGCATCTTTTCTCAAAACTTTGCGCCATCCATCCAAGTGTGTGTAACAATCAGGAGTGAAGTGCTTGGAGCACAGTCTGAAGCTGTCCGTTTTTTTCCCCTCATAAACCTTATTCACAAACTGGTCCAGATCTCCGAAATCTTGTCCTGTCTGAACCAGCCATGCCCTGATCATGTTCTTGTCTTTTGGAAAAACATGAACGATGACTCCATGCTCTTTCTGGCGACCTCCTGATGGACATCCAGCGACAATGCAGACAGGCATACTGCAAGGACAAAACAGCCGCTTTTAGAGATTTTTCTTTAAGAGTGTTTCATTTATACCCCCCAAAATAAAGCTAATAAAAAGGTTAAAATATCTATTCCACCGCTTTTTAGTTATAACCATCTCCAGGAAAGCTAGGCGGCAACCAAGATGGTCGCCATTACAGCTTTTCATTTGACTTTCTTGAACACATAACAGAAAAAGTGACAAATGtgcaagaacttttttttttcccccaaaaaaaattttattgtaattttttataTTCAGTAATAGAAAAAGATGGAAGCGCACAACACAGGGTGTGCCCAGGAGAAGGACAATCACATGTAAGGTAAAGGAGAAGACAAAAGCGGTTAAAAatcactcctgccttctcctctgggtctttGGCTTAtctaacagccgaggacccgacctgcttctggtagattgcaggagctttaatctcgcaccatatttttactatcaactgcgattaaggtctctttcacacgggcgacagtgatATTGCAGTTTTGTACAcacaattttgtagcgtcagtgatgctattttcttgtgaaaaaccttgcaTCCTGTCGCTGCTACCTGTGATTTTTTTGCACGATTTTATAACAAGTTAATAggcttttctaatgttaaaaatgtatcgcaTAGCAGGAAAATCCCAAGTACTTGCTATGccatgcgatgcgataaacataGGAAAACATGagctacgaaaaaaaaaaaatttgcaaatcacggctgtattcactatgcagcgattttttttttgtagcaacatagcatcagtgaaaacctccctaatgtgaaggaacccactggAAAGCACGGGCGTCACATACACGCGTTTTGTAGTGCTGTCACATCATTATAAAATCGTGTGATTTGTAGCCTGTGTAGAAGCAGCCTAAAGCCCTAGGCAATGCGCCGTACATTTGCACAGGTGACGAatatcgcagcaatatcgcattgtTATTctgtgtgatatcactgcgttttctcgcTACAATATCAGGATTGTGTGCCGATACAAATCGCGCAACTATGTAGCACtctttgctgggattttcaggggtaaagggtggcttgaaatataaagccttccctgaaaataagccctagctgcgtaaaaaaaatatatatatacacacacatcacctaagaagcactgtcagctctgctgcactacttttttttttgcaggcccCCTGGCACTTATCTTCAGTCTTCAGCCaaccagagccagcgctcaatgaaccaattacagccattcaatggttcatagagcgctggctctgattgattcttGAGCACCACATCTCAGCCAGTCccagccagcgctttctggaggcagggattttgaacctccaatccaggaagcactgacagaagacttcaaacaagtgctgtGAACCTGCGAGAAGTGCGGTGGAGCCGACagagcctcttaggtgatgtatttatttatttttttaatgcagctagggcttattttagggcttttacagtaggacttcctactgtaaaagttgtatcgcactgcacgaaaataGGGTGCaatagaaaggaaggctccatagggctaCAGAACAGCGCAAATCACACCAATATTTAGCAACCCATGActttttttctcttgcaatgtAGCCGCCTACAAAACacggctaatgtgaaggaacctattggaaagcctgggcttcacatacatgcggtttGTAGCACTGtggcatcgcaagaaaatcgcatgattttcttgcccgtgtaaaACCGACTAAAAGGTTTAAGCAGTTGTGTGAGAGATGCTAATGGCAGAGCCCCGCACCTGTAGGGGCCTCGGCAAATGGTGCACTGGTGGTAATCTTAAAGGATGACTTTACCAATGATGGTGTGAAGTGtgctgcctacttgggcgaagaCTACCCTACAAGCGAGTGAACGTGAATAAGTACCAGGGGAGACGAGAGCTAGAAAACCAAGATGTGGCGTTTACGTCCGAAAACGTGGAGTAAACCACAGTCAAGGCGTTTAACCCGACTTCTCTATCACAACCAGCAAGTACAGCGCGTTCCAGGGTGGCAATACCCCTTCATCGTGCACAATGGTGGCGCTGTGCCCAGTGGGGTTAGAAGAATCCGGACCTCAATACGAAATGGAAATCATTAGCCACAGATTACTAGGCAACCCCCTGCAGACGCCTCTGGATGATTTCTACCTGGACTGATGAGGAATCCAAGGATAACTTGGTGCAAACGCCCAGAAATAAAAGGATAAAATGATCTAGAAATGAAACAGAGAGAGAACATGAGGCGAAACCCACAACACTGCGGACACGGGGGCATATTTATACACCGCTCTAAGTAAAGATGGCGCTGGCGTGCAGCGCGACAAATCTATTAAGAGGTACAAGTCTCTCACTACATGTGTCAGAACTTTCAGGCCACCCGTGTGCCAAAAAATGACATCTACACCAGATACAAAATAGCGTAGATTTCAGCTAGAATTTATAATAAACTTGTCAGGCCACCAATGGCTCCGCCCCTAACTCTAAGCCCCacccatctaaaaaaaaaaaaactaccaggAGCAGTGGAAACTTTCAAAAAGGTCACAATTTTTTGCACTTGAGCCAAAGTTGCAGGTTTTTGACCCCAGGATCTGTGAAGCAAGCGGGCTAATAAATAACAATCACTATTCTTAGTAGTTAAACAGGTATTCTAAAGAGAATGTTTTTTgaggttttcacccatccactggaaagGCGAAAACTGATAGATTAGTGGGAGTCTGACTAAGGATCCCAAAAACAGGATCTAGTCAGGCCTCAAATGAAAGCAGCTGAGGTCGCGCAGGTGCCACGCCGCTCCATCCGGTCCAATGAATTGGCACACTGCAATCTCACGGGCTCTCACTGAGCAGGGCAGCGCTGCGCTTGTGCAACCTCGGCTCACTTCATTTGGAGACCGACCGAACCCGCTGGTCTTGGGATCGCTGGCATTCCACCCTCACTAACCTATCAGTTTTCACCAATCCAGTacatgggtgaaaacttgaaaaaaaaacccaccaccattaacccctcaaggacgcaacaattttggggggattttcatctccacttttcaaaagccataactttttaatttttccgccgtcgcggccgtatgagggcttgttttttgc
This genomic interval carries:
- the LOC136587462 gene encoding uncharacterized protein, with product MPVCIVAGCPSGGRQKEHGVIVHVFPKDKNMIRAWLVQTGQDFGDLDQFVNKVYEGKKTDSFRLCSKHFTPDCYTHLDGWRKVLRKDAVPTIFHPPSLPSSSLGCNGKIPARKRRRMDRDGYLGPLGFCEHCGQQSISVPKVVSVGVNTESVIVKWDRSTQTDPKMNTRAVAVEHKIKTYRKKIQCNLPFNKNKMKLPTSDGNKTPHANLVFNAKVSSQGGNMVPSRDSSPTIRTPVALPSLSVDKGTVVQNIIVEKTPDSRSQQTSQNEPRPTFQASDVVQSSTEGDIEEAHHKKSIQKQGIVNPEILNHNLITERKFIVSESCLDALITMVSCKGPGPCGKPIMKIFKKRVGTFVSVYVTCADNHRTHLWESQPKKGNIPVGNLALSASILFSGATFRQVHNLFYHMGLECVRKSTYHKYQRKYLFPTVQQHWKKDQAKNLSRLGNSSICVVGDGQFDGPGRSARYCLYTLMDASTKKILNIQIEQMRPGISSTHLEKEAFQKSLEKLKKKNVRIKIICTDKCAGFKKLIKNDFKTMVHQFDVWHMVRSIGAKVLSASRRKYCGDLSAWVSAVKDHLWWSASTCDNNPELLLEKWNSLLNHTANEHTWSGNKLYHHCEHGFVEQHRLRRWLQWGSAAHNSLREIVLNPRLQNDLRHLFTFCHPGDIELFHSAISKYRPKRGDFVRDSVKARIRLAGLHHNYNLHRVQPEVRKATTRSLSRRRQAVCSKDRKHQFLCAVYEPSNQGFLLGIMMDVLELVDGNRSFGCREKVSATPLTMEL